Proteins encoded within one genomic window of Kibdelosporangium phytohabitans:
- a CDS encoding cytochrome P450, translating to MPNVFDPRVFAQGLPHAEFRQLRDTEPVSWQDEHAVLDWPAGPGYWAVTRYADVKHVLRTPEVFSSWLGATQIRDPEPDDLAFIRRMILNMDPPEHQRLRKIVAAVFTRRRLEQSAAEIAARAEALLARLRDAGECDLPVDVTDDFPLLNLADLLGVPAADRNLLLRWTNRVIAYQDPEHADEVVRDASGKPVNPRSPAMLADMFGYASELAAAKRENPGEDLMSALVTATVDGRALDEAELRMFFFLVVIAGNDTVRSALPGGVLALVEHPAEYRRLRSDPDLLDTAVEEILRWHPPVLSFRRTATQDVVLAGQQIRAGDKVVVYHASAHYDERRFPDPFRFDITRTPNDHIAFGQGPHLCLGAHFGRLQLRIFFREFLKLPEVQLAAAPKRLTSNFINGITHLPLRGPRR from the coding sequence GTGCCGAATGTGTTCGATCCGCGGGTGTTCGCTCAGGGCCTGCCGCACGCCGAGTTCCGGCAACTGCGGGACACGGAGCCGGTCAGCTGGCAGGACGAGCACGCGGTGCTCGACTGGCCCGCCGGGCCCGGCTACTGGGCGGTGACGCGGTACGCGGACGTCAAGCACGTGCTGCGGACGCCGGAGGTGTTCTCGTCGTGGCTGGGAGCGACCCAGATCCGCGATCCGGAACCGGACGACCTGGCGTTCATCCGCCGGATGATCCTGAACATGGACCCGCCCGAGCACCAGCGGCTGCGCAAGATCGTCGCGGCCGTCTTCACCCGGCGCAGGCTCGAACAGTCCGCCGCCGAGATCGCCGCGCGTGCCGAGGCGCTGCTCGCGCGCCTGCGCGACGCGGGGGAGTGCGATCTGCCGGTCGACGTGACCGACGACTTCCCGCTGCTCAACCTGGCGGATCTGCTGGGCGTGCCCGCGGCCGACCGGAACCTGTTGCTGCGCTGGACGAACCGCGTGATCGCCTACCAGGACCCGGAACACGCCGACGAGGTCGTCCGGGACGCGTCCGGCAAACCGGTGAACCCGCGGTCACCGGCGATGCTGGCCGACATGTTCGGCTACGCCAGCGAACTCGCCGCGGCCAAACGGGAAAACCCCGGCGAGGACCTGATGTCCGCGCTGGTCACCGCCACAGTGGATGGCCGGGCACTGGATGAGGCCGAGCTGCGGATGTTCTTCTTCCTCGTGGTGATCGCGGGCAACGACACCGTCCGCAGCGCGCTGCCCGGCGGTGTTCTCGCACTCGTCGAGCACCCCGCCGAATACCGCCGTCTGCGGTCGGACCCGGACCTGCTGGACACGGCGGTGGAGGAGATCCTGCGCTGGCACCCGCCCGTGCTGAGCTTCCGGCGGACGGCGACACAGGACGTCGTGCTTGCCGGGCAACAGATCCGCGCCGGTGACAAGGTCGTCGTGTACCACGCGTCAGCGCACTACGACGAACGCCGGTTCCCCGACCCGTTCCGCTTCGACATCACGCGCACGCCCAACGACCACATCGCGTTCGGCCAAGGCCCGCACCTGTGCCTGGGTGCGCACTTCGGGCGGTTGCAGCTGCGGATCTTCTTCCGCGAGTTCCTGAAACTGCCGGAGGTTCAGCTCGCCGCGGCGCCGAAGCGCCTGACGTCGAACTTCATCAACGGCATCACGCACTTGCCTCTTCGAGGACCGCGTCGCTGA
- a CDS encoding TetR/AcrR family transcriptional regulator, with translation MTPKPGIRESKKHETRRALGFAAFDLATERGLQGFVVEDVTTRAGVSRRTFFNYFNRKEEAVVSVCGFVFDDAMAELHQRPAGEPLFDSLRAVAGVVISPENLELLNRLSTIATDFHDLVPYELAVRERMVLGAHEALVARMPPGCPSFYPLALVHAAFGVIQAVIVHAADHPEDQVTDLIDEAFDYLRAGFQTTKS, from the coding sequence GTGACACCCAAACCGGGGATCCGAGAGTCGAAGAAGCACGAGACGCGACGAGCGCTCGGCTTCGCCGCCTTCGACCTCGCCACCGAGCGAGGTCTGCAGGGCTTCGTCGTCGAGGACGTCACCACGCGGGCGGGCGTGTCCCGGCGGACCTTCTTCAACTACTTCAACCGCAAGGAAGAAGCCGTTGTCTCGGTCTGCGGGTTCGTGTTCGACGACGCCATGGCCGAGCTGCACCAGCGCCCGGCCGGCGAGCCGCTGTTCGACTCGTTGCGCGCGGTAGCCGGGGTGGTCATCAGCCCGGAGAACCTCGAACTGCTCAACCGGCTGTCCACCATCGCCACCGACTTCCACGACCTCGTGCCCTACGAGCTGGCAGTCAGGGAACGGATGGTGCTCGGCGCGCACGAGGCACTGGTCGCCCGGATGCCGCCCGGCTGCCCGTCGTTCTACCCCCTCGCGCTGGTCCACGCCGCGTTCGGCGTCATCCAGGCCGTGATCGTGCACGCCGCCGACCACCCGGAAGACCAGGTCACCGACCTCATCGACGAGGCCTTCGACTACCTGCGCGCCGGATTCCAGACCACCAAGAGCTGA
- a CDS encoding MMPL family transporter — protein sequence MAKLLYRLAHAARRRRGLVLGIWLLVLAIAGIGALGFAGQTTNQFAIPGTESQRALDHLKDKLPQAAGASGRIVFAAPQGKTLEESKQAIEDAMAKVGKSDQVAGAFSPFVTKAIGDGGRIGLAQVQFSVSPPEVKEETKEAIKNTVEAVGESAGLEVAYSQEIAGEMVAIGATEGIGVVIAAIVLVLTFGSLVAAGLPMLTALIGVGIGIAGLYALTSVIDMSSTAPVLALMLGLAVGIDYALFIVHRHRKQVLGGMDVDESIARAIGTAGSAVFFAGLTVIIALVGLTVVGIPFLSVMGLAAAATVAVAVLVALTLVPAILGFVGGRIVSAKARAKAGTPGKKEAFGYRWGRAVARRPITALALIVVSLGAIAIPAFSLEMGLPDDSTAQEGSPQQRANALVTQAFGPGFSGPLVVVADLPSGVSPEQALGALVGKLSSVKDVTRVVPAGLSPDNTSAVLQLIPGSGPSTEATKELVSRLRELTGEVKAQTGSTIGVTGQTALNIDVSQKLSDALPTYLIVIVGLSLILLAIMFRSILVPIKATAGFLLTVAASIGAVVAIFQWGWLGDLLGLSHGSPIISFLPILMTGILFGLAMDYEVFLVSGMRESYVHGDTPKDAVVDGLGHSARVVTAAALIMTAVFLGFVFSHDTVIKSMGFALAFGVMVDAFLIRMTLVPALMTLFGKAAWWYPKALDRITPNVDVEGETLARHIGQRDQQDKVPQPV from the coding sequence GTGGCTAAGCTGCTGTACCGACTCGCGCACGCAGCACGACGGCGCCGGGGACTCGTCCTCGGCATCTGGCTGCTGGTACTGGCCATCGCGGGAATCGGTGCCCTCGGGTTCGCCGGGCAGACCACGAACCAGTTCGCCATCCCCGGCACCGAGTCCCAGCGGGCGCTCGACCACCTCAAGGACAAGCTGCCGCAGGCCGCGGGCGCGTCCGGGCGGATCGTGTTCGCCGCGCCGCAGGGCAAGACGCTCGAGGAGTCGAAGCAGGCCATCGAAGACGCCATGGCCAAGGTCGGCAAGTCCGACCAGGTCGCGGGCGCGTTCAGCCCGTTCGTCACCAAGGCCATCGGTGACGGCGGCCGGATCGGCCTCGCCCAGGTGCAGTTCTCGGTCTCCCCGCCGGAGGTGAAGGAGGAGACGAAGGAGGCGATCAAGAACACCGTCGAGGCGGTCGGCGAGTCGGCCGGGCTCGAGGTCGCCTACAGCCAGGAGATCGCCGGTGAGATGGTCGCGATCGGCGCCACCGAGGGCATCGGGGTGGTCATCGCGGCGATCGTGCTCGTGCTGACGTTCGGCTCGCTCGTGGCCGCCGGGTTGCCGATGCTGACCGCGCTGATCGGCGTGGGGATCGGCATCGCCGGTCTGTACGCGCTGACCAGCGTGATCGACATGTCCTCCACCGCGCCCGTGCTCGCGCTGATGCTGGGCCTCGCGGTCGGCATCGACTACGCGCTGTTCATCGTGCACCGGCACCGCAAGCAGGTGCTCGGCGGGATGGACGTCGACGAGTCGATCGCCCGCGCGATCGGCACCGCGGGCAGTGCCGTGTTCTTCGCCGGTCTCACCGTCATCATCGCCCTGGTCGGCCTGACGGTCGTGGGCATCCCGTTCCTGTCGGTGATGGGCCTGGCCGCCGCCGCGACCGTCGCGGTCGCCGTGCTGGTCGCGTTGACGCTGGTCCCGGCGATCCTCGGGTTCGTCGGCGGCCGGATCGTGTCGGCCAAGGCACGCGCCAAGGCCGGGACGCCCGGCAAGAAGGAGGCCTTCGGCTACCGCTGGGGCCGTGCGGTGGCCCGCCGCCCGATCACCGCGCTCGCGCTGATCGTCGTGTCGCTCGGTGCCATCGCGATCCCGGCGTTCTCACTGGAGATGGGCCTGCCGGACGACTCGACCGCGCAGGAGGGCAGCCCGCAGCAGCGCGCCAACGCACTGGTCACGCAGGCGTTCGGGCCCGGCTTCAGCGGTCCGCTCGTGGTCGTCGCCGACCTGCCGTCCGGCGTCAGCCCCGAGCAGGCGCTCGGCGCACTGGTCGGCAAGCTCAGCTCGGTCAAGGACGTCACCCGGGTCGTCCCCGCCGGCCTCAGCCCCGACAACACGTCGGCCGTGCTCCAGCTGATCCCGGGCAGCGGGCCGTCGACCGAGGCCACGAAGGAACTGGTCTCCCGGCTGCGTGAGCTGACCGGCGAGGTCAAGGCGCAGACCGGCTCGACCATCGGCGTCACCGGGCAGACCGCGCTGAACATCGACGTGTCGCAGAAGCTGTCCGACGCGCTGCCGACCTACCTGATCGTGATCGTCGGGCTGTCGCTGATCCTGCTGGCGATCATGTTCCGGTCGATCCTGGTGCCGATCAAGGCCACCGCGGGCTTCCTGCTCACCGTGGCCGCGTCGATCGGTGCCGTCGTGGCGATCTTCCAGTGGGGCTGGCTCGGCGACCTGCTCGGCCTCTCGCACGGCTCGCCGATCATCAGCTTCCTGCCGATCCTGATGACCGGCATCCTGTTCGGCCTGGCCATGGACTACGAGGTGTTCCTGGTCTCCGGGATGCGGGAGTCCTACGTGCACGGCGACACCCCGAAGGACGCGGTCGTCGACGGGCTCGGCCACAGCGCCCGCGTGGTCACCGCCGCCGCGCTGATCATGACCGCGGTGTTCCTCGGATTCGTGTTCTCGCACGACACCGTGATCAAGTCGATGGGCTTCGCGCTGGCGTTCGGCGTCATGGTCGACGCGTTCCTGATCCGGATGACGCTGGTCCCCGCGTTGATGACGCTCTTCGGCAAGGCCGCGTGGTGGTACCCCAAGGCACTCGACCGGATTACCCCGAACGTGGACGTCGAGGGCGAAACGCTCGCCCGCCACATCGGGCAGCGGGATCAGCAGGACAAGGTTCCCCAGCCGGTGTGA
- a CDS encoding DUF6401 family natural product biosynthesis protein — protein sequence MSIWDRAARWSARRWLRRLDARLQPGHTAARHDPVIAGALDRHIQAVRAQLDRDARLREGLVTAPPLVLLAIYAEEIHQEAVKAGWEPPIAWTSLDGLSLRLLACCAVAKDRPVARALR from the coding sequence GTGAGCATTTGGGACCGTGCTGCCCGGTGGTCCGCCCGGCGCTGGCTGCGCAGGCTGGACGCCCGGCTGCAACCTGGCCACACCGCGGCCAGGCATGATCCGGTGATCGCCGGGGCGCTGGACCGCCACATCCAGGCGGTGCGGGCCCAATTGGACCGCGACGCCCGCCTGCGGGAAGGGCTCGTCACAGCGCCGCCGCTGGTGTTGCTCGCGATCTACGCCGAAGAGATCCACCAGGAGGCGGTCAAGGCAGGCTGGGAACCGCCGATCGCGTGGACGTCACTCGACGGCCTGTCGCTGCGCCTGCTCGCGTGCTGCGCGGTGGCTAAAGATCGTCCAGTCGCGCGCGCTCTACGCTGA
- a CDS encoding Ku protein codes for MRAVWRGAMAIGLVTIGVRAYAATKDHDFRFHHVHRADAGRIRYRRECEACADEIDFADVTRGYELPDGRIVLMEQSDFDTLPSPSDRTMQVMRFVPAGDVPPLYFHRGYHLEPDDNAVQPYTLLRLAMERTRRLAIVKFSMRRRETLAAVRPMGDVLVLHTMLWPDEVLPADFPFLRREMTVRPQELAAATALVASMAAEFRPEELTDDYQRALGEVIEAKSAVAHEPPIPVQRDGDTALDLLEALRLSVERARLDDL; via the coding sequence ATGCGAGCTGTCTGGCGCGGGGCCATGGCGATCGGCCTGGTGACGATCGGGGTGCGGGCGTACGCGGCCACGAAGGACCACGACTTCCGGTTCCACCACGTGCACCGGGCCGACGCCGGGCGGATCCGCTACCGCCGCGAGTGCGAGGCGTGCGCGGACGAGATCGACTTCGCCGACGTGACAAGGGGGTACGAGCTGCCCGACGGCCGGATCGTGCTGATGGAACAATCCGACTTCGACACGTTGCCGAGCCCGTCGGACCGGACCATGCAGGTGATGCGGTTCGTCCCGGCCGGTGATGTCCCGCCGCTGTACTTCCACCGTGGTTACCACCTGGAGCCCGACGACAACGCCGTGCAGCCGTACACCTTGCTGCGGCTGGCGATGGAACGCACGCGACGGCTCGCGATCGTGAAGTTCAGCATGCGCCGCCGGGAGACGCTCGCCGCGGTGCGGCCGATGGGCGATGTGCTGGTGCTGCACACCATGCTGTGGCCGGATGAGGTCCTGCCCGCGGATTTCCCCTTCCTGCGAAGGGAGATGACGGTGCGTCCACAAGAGCTCGCCGCGGCGACGGCGTTGGTGGCGAGCATGGCCGCGGAGTTCCGGCCGGAGGAGCTCACCGACGACTACCAGCGGGCGCTCGGTGAGGTGATCGAGGCGAAGTCGGCTGTGGCGCACGAGCCGCCGATTCCCGTGCAGCGGGACGGCGACACGGCGCTGGATCTGCTGGAGGCGTTGCGGCTCAGCGTAGAGCGCGCGCGACTGGACGATCTTTAG
- a CDS encoding RidA family protein has product MPIHDRIAEAAGNAPGNGYAHAVTASGTLAFISGQVAIDENGLLVGQGDLAAQTRQCLRNLENVLRAGGAGWADVLRFNWYLTDVTEVQVVRDVRDEFVRPVLGDRPNPASSLIQVAGLFRPEFMIEVDAVAAIP; this is encoded by the coding sequence ATGCCCATCCACGACCGAATCGCCGAAGCGGCGGGCAACGCGCCCGGCAACGGATACGCCCACGCCGTGACGGCTTCCGGCACGCTGGCCTTCATCTCCGGCCAGGTCGCCATCGACGAGAACGGCCTGCTGGTCGGCCAGGGCGACCTGGCCGCGCAAACCAGGCAGTGCCTGCGCAACCTGGAGAACGTGCTCAGGGCCGGCGGCGCGGGCTGGGCCGACGTGCTGCGCTTCAACTGGTACCTGACCGACGTCACCGAGGTGCAGGTGGTCAGGGACGTCCGGGACGAGTTCGTCCGGCCGGTGCTCGGCGACCGGCCCAACCCGGCCAGTTCGCTGATCCAGGTCGCGGGCCTGTTCCGGCCCGAGTTCATGATCGAAGTGGACGCTGTCGCAGCCATCCCCTAA
- a CDS encoding TetR/AcrR family transcriptional regulator — translation MPPAPGDHEARRRDVSEAVWRVLAERGFGQLTLRAVAAELGASTGMLTHYFPAKRDLVRYAHSVAEERTLATLYRDLDVTGLAALRAYLLDVLSLTPQAVAMNRVWVSFWDAAIGDPELAATETARYERWRAKLRPHVVAAVGNGEIPPDRQVDDVVASAAALTHGLVVQALFDPDRFPPDRQIQLIDDYLRTLTCPSTTESPKRRATRPATDTPTP, via the coding sequence ATGCCCCCAGCACCCGGTGATCACGAGGCACGGCGGCGCGACGTGTCCGAAGCGGTGTGGCGCGTGCTCGCCGAACGCGGATTCGGGCAGCTCACGCTGCGTGCCGTGGCAGCGGAGCTGGGTGCGTCGACCGGGATGCTGACGCACTACTTCCCGGCCAAACGCGACCTGGTCCGGTACGCCCACTCCGTCGCGGAGGAACGGACTCTGGCGACGCTGTACCGGGATCTCGACGTGACCGGCCTGGCCGCGTTGCGCGCGTACCTGCTGGACGTGTTGTCGCTGACGCCGCAAGCCGTCGCGATGAACCGGGTCTGGGTGAGCTTCTGGGACGCGGCCATCGGCGACCCGGAACTCGCGGCGACCGAGACCGCGCGCTACGAACGCTGGCGCGCCAAGCTGCGGCCACACGTCGTCGCCGCGGTCGGCAACGGTGAGATCCCGCCGGACAGGCAGGTGGACGACGTGGTCGCGTCCGCGGCCGCGCTCACCCACGGCCTGGTCGTGCAGGCCTTGTTCGACCCGGACCGGTTCCCGCCGGACCGGCAGATCCAGCTGATCGACGACTACCTGAGGACGCTGACATGCCCATCCACGACCGAATCGCCGAAGCGGCGGGCAACGCGCCCGGCAACGGATACGCCCACGCCGTGA
- a CDS encoding GNAT family N-acetyltransferase, with product MLAAALTDDAELRQLEPWNAEEFTAHMTRTRDYAGPWIPWANMITDIDAGRRFLLGYADRQAKDTGRLYGIWADGKLVGGTGFRVFDAANGVCELGVWLDPAAAGRGLITKAARYMIDWAVRDRGMSRVQWQTRPDNERSIAVARRLGMTKEAVMRSASDGGRYDVEMWSVLASEWTAGSGSMSLRLAENTELRALEPWNAEEFAQNIDRVRDYIGPWVGMAHMVTDTDSGRTVLQRYADKQAAGNGRIYGIWIDGKLMGGTLFRTFDAANSMCEIGVWLDPAATGGGLITRACRHMIDWAVCVRGMSRVEWRCSPENERSGAVAQRLGMTLEGVLRSEYPLGGVRQDAQVWSLLAAEWRARK from the coding sequence ATGCTCGCTGCAGCGCTGACCGACGACGCCGAACTGCGTCAGCTGGAACCGTGGAACGCCGAGGAATTCACCGCGCACATGACGCGCACGCGCGACTACGCCGGGCCGTGGATCCCATGGGCCAACATGATCACGGACATCGACGCCGGACGCCGTTTCCTGCTGGGCTACGCCGACCGGCAGGCCAAGGACACCGGCCGCCTCTACGGCATCTGGGCGGACGGGAAGCTGGTGGGTGGCACCGGGTTCCGCGTGTTCGACGCGGCGAACGGCGTGTGCGAACTCGGTGTGTGGCTGGATCCGGCCGCCGCGGGCCGAGGCCTGATCACCAAGGCAGCCAGGTACATGATCGACTGGGCCGTCCGCGACCGCGGCATGTCCAGGGTGCAGTGGCAGACCCGGCCGGACAACGAACGCAGCATCGCTGTGGCCCGACGACTCGGCATGACCAAGGAAGCCGTCATGCGGTCGGCGTCGGACGGCGGCCGGTACGACGTGGAGATGTGGTCGGTGCTGGCGTCCGAGTGGACCGCCGGGTCGGGCTCGATGTCCCTGCGGCTGGCCGAGAACACCGAACTGCGGGCACTGGAACCGTGGAACGCCGAGGAGTTCGCCCAGAACATCGACCGCGTCCGTGACTACATCGGACCGTGGGTCGGGATGGCGCACATGGTCACCGACACCGACAGCGGCCGGACGGTCCTGCAGAGGTACGCGGACAAGCAGGCAGCCGGCAACGGCCGGATCTACGGTATCTGGATCGACGGCAAACTCATGGGTGGCACGCTGTTCCGGACCTTCGACGCGGCGAACAGCATGTGCGAGATCGGCGTCTGGCTGGACCCGGCGGCCACCGGCGGCGGCCTGATCACGCGCGCCTGCCGCCACATGATCGACTGGGCGGTATGCGTTCGCGGAATGTCGCGCGTCGAATGGCGCTGCAGCCCGGAGAACGAACGCAGCGGCGCTGTGGCACAACGACTTGGGATGACACTGGAGGGCGTGCTCCGATCGGAGTACCCCCTCGGCGGCGTCCGTCAGGACGCGCAGGTCTGGTCGTTGCTGGCCGCCGAATGGCGGGCGCGGAAGTAG
- a CDS encoding serine/threonine-protein kinase translates to MTDKDDLVAGRYRLAGRIGRGAMGVVWRAHDERLDRTVAVKLLSFDAAEDEQVFREARLAAKIQHPNAIQVHDVVEHDGRPCLIMEYLPSDSLSAVLTGRGALPADEVARIGAQIAGALAAAHDAGIVHRDIKPDNVLIGPDGTVKITDFGISRLIGEGTATGSGIIAGTPAYLAPEIACGGTAGFPSDVYSLGSTLYTATEGAPPYGFDENPIVLLRRVATGEIAPPRQSGALGPLLLWLLCADPSQRPSMREAHEHLATGKPPPQAQPYAATMTLPSRKPRRRGILVTAAAVALVALGLVMGLAINRDGESATLPSNAPTTPPTTTTAGPSSCQADYQITNSWQDGYEALVTIRSSTAARLNGWTVTWMLPGGHSINNLWNGTLSLDGKTVRVAPAQWNTAVDSKTSFGFIAATNGTRPVTPDVVCTAR, encoded by the coding sequence GTGACGGACAAGGACGACCTGGTCGCCGGTCGATACCGGCTGGCCGGCCGGATCGGCCGAGGCGCGATGGGTGTGGTCTGGCGCGCGCACGACGAGCGCCTCGACCGCACCGTCGCGGTCAAGCTCCTGTCGTTCGACGCGGCGGAGGACGAGCAGGTGTTCCGCGAGGCCCGCCTGGCCGCGAAGATCCAGCACCCCAACGCGATCCAGGTGCACGACGTGGTCGAGCACGACGGCCGCCCGTGCCTGATCATGGAGTACCTGCCGTCGGACAGCCTGTCCGCGGTGCTGACCGGCCGCGGCGCGCTGCCGGCCGACGAGGTGGCCAGGATCGGCGCGCAGATCGCCGGTGCGCTCGCCGCCGCGCACGACGCGGGCATCGTCCACCGGGACATCAAGCCGGACAACGTCCTCATCGGGCCGGACGGCACGGTGAAGATCACCGACTTCGGCATATCGCGGCTGATCGGCGAGGGCACGGCGACCGGCAGCGGCATCATCGCCGGGACACCGGCGTACCTCGCGCCCGAGATCGCGTGTGGCGGCACGGCCGGGTTCCCGTCCGACGTCTACTCGCTCGGCTCGACGCTCTACACCGCGACGGAAGGCGCTCCCCCGTACGGCTTCGACGAGAACCCGATCGTCCTGTTGCGACGAGTCGCCACCGGCGAGATCGCCCCGCCACGCCAGTCCGGCGCGCTCGGGCCGCTGCTGCTGTGGCTGTTGTGCGCGGACCCGAGCCAACGCCCGAGCATGCGCGAAGCCCACGAGCACCTCGCGACCGGGAAACCGCCGCCGCAGGCTCAGCCGTACGCGGCGACGATGACGCTGCCGTCCCGGAAACCACGCAGGCGCGGCATTCTCGTCACGGCCGCGGCCGTCGCGCTTGTCGCGTTGGGACTCGTCATGGGTCTGGCGATCAACCGCGACGGTGAATCGGCGACGCTGCCGTCCAACGCGCCGACCACCCCGCCGACGACCACGACCGCCGGACCGTCGTCCTGTCAGGCGGATTACCAGATCACGAACTCGTGGCAGGACGGCTATGAAGCGCTTGTCACCATCCGCAGCAGCACAGCCGCACGCCTCAACGGCTGGACCGTGACCTGGATGCTGCCCGGCGGGCACAGCATCAACAACCTGTGGAACGGAACGCTGTCACTGGACGGCAAGACTGTGCGTGTGGCACCGGCACAGTGGAACACCGCCGTCGACTCGAAGACGTCGTTCGGCTTCATCGCGGCCACGAACGGCACCCGTCCCGTGACACCGGACGTGGTGTGCACAGCGCGATAG
- a CDS encoding DUF998 domain-containing protein, with protein sequence MAAITKWSRATGTLGLLGVAASVLLIGLLHVLPPSSEVSVVRRTISEYGLLENAWVFNLGVFALALGSLAVLATLVGRNVIRPFSVSSVLITSWSLCLMAVVVFPKNNWAIGPSVGGMIHRYASVVAFISLPVAAILAGRAAKAAWPVWLGVLSLGWFGLIIGAVLLQPFTGVNWWIAIPLGAVELGLLMTEVAAVAALAVVRTAPSPAMLERAVVAG encoded by the coding sequence ATGGCCGCGATCACGAAATGGTCACGAGCGACCGGGACCCTCGGCCTGCTCGGTGTCGCGGCCTCGGTCCTCCTGATCGGCCTCCTGCACGTCCTGCCGCCGTCCTCGGAAGTGAGCGTCGTACGCCGCACCATCAGCGAGTACGGCCTGCTCGAGAACGCGTGGGTGTTCAACCTCGGTGTGTTCGCGCTGGCGCTGGGTTCGCTCGCGGTGCTGGCCACATTGGTCGGCAGGAACGTGATCAGGCCGTTCTCGGTGTCGTCGGTGCTGATCACGTCGTGGAGCCTGTGCCTGATGGCGGTCGTGGTGTTCCCCAAGAACAACTGGGCGATCGGCCCGAGCGTCGGCGGCATGATCCACCGCTACGCCAGCGTGGTCGCGTTCATCAGCCTGCCCGTCGCCGCGATCCTGGCCGGTCGGGCGGCGAAGGCGGCGTGGCCGGTCTGGCTCGGCGTGCTGTCGCTCGGCTGGTTCGGGTTGATCATCGGCGCCGTGCTGCTGCAGCCCTTCACCGGCGTGAACTGGTGGATCGCCATTCCGCTCGGTGCCGTGGAGCTAGGGCTGCTCATGACCGAAGTCGCGGCGGTGGCAGCCCTCGCTGTGGTCAGGACGGCCCCGTCACCCGCAATGCTCGAACGGGCTGTCGTAGCGGGCTGA
- a CDS encoding M23 family metallopeptidase yields MRVRRLISLGVALIAGVGFIVLAPSAGAAGPRPAFQLPFPCNQSWTGNSSNSSAHRSWELDFNRGGTPDADLGDTVVAAAAGKVVISAHQGSANGYGNLVKIDHGGGWSTYYAHLRVRSVALNAQVTRGQKIGEVGNTSKPGNNISPHLHYEVRTTDASYPANIQKAVFNGATFGYPNQTLTSRNCGGGENPHDATEVCGSGFNQVDEAAIGSAATVHLLWNNGTSQNCVVTIKKTSIGAASAVSAYLEVQGADRVTDSGNFEYYAGPVRAAAPAKCVKWGGSAGSARYDSPFEHCG; encoded by the coding sequence ATGAGAGTCAGACGGTTGATCAGCCTCGGAGTCGCGCTGATCGCGGGAGTGGGATTCATTGTGCTCGCGCCGAGCGCGGGCGCGGCCGGACCGAGACCCGCCTTCCAGTTGCCTTTCCCGTGCAATCAGTCGTGGACGGGCAACTCGAGCAATTCCAGCGCGCACCGGTCGTGGGAGCTCGACTTCAACAGGGGCGGCACACCGGACGCGGATCTCGGTGACACCGTTGTCGCCGCCGCCGCGGGCAAAGTGGTCATCTCGGCGCACCAGGGCTCGGCCAACGGTTACGGCAACCTGGTCAAGATCGACCACGGCGGCGGCTGGTCGACCTACTACGCGCACCTGCGCGTCCGGTCGGTCGCGCTGAACGCGCAGGTCACCCGTGGTCAGAAGATCGGCGAGGTGGGCAACACCAGCAAACCGGGCAACAACATCTCGCCGCACCTGCACTACGAGGTGCGCACCACCGACGCGTCCTATCCGGCGAACATCCAGAAAGCCGTGTTCAACGGTGCCACGTTCGGCTACCCGAACCAGACGCTGACCTCACGCAATTGTGGCGGCGGTGAGAACCCCCACGACGCGACCGAGGTCTGCGGCAGCGGGTTCAACCAGGTCGACGAGGCGGCTATCGGTTCGGCGGCGACTGTGCATTTGCTGTGGAACAACGGGACGTCGCAGAACTGCGTGGTGACGATCAAGAAGACTTCGATCGGTGCGGCGTCCGCCGTCTCCGCCTATTTGGAAGTGCAAGGCGCCGATCGGGTGACAGATTCCGGCAATTTCGAGTACTACGCCGGACCTGTCCGCGCCGCCGCTCCGGCCAAATGTGTCAAGTGGGGCGGGTCGGCCGGTTCAGCCCGCTACGACAGCCCGTTCGAGCATTGCGGGTGA